A window from Staphylococcus succinus encodes these proteins:
- a CDS encoding IS6 family transposase, protein MNYFRYKQFDKDVITVAVGYYLRYALSYRDISEILRERGFDVHHSTIYRWVQEYAPIFYQLWKRKHKKTYYKWRIDETYIKIKGQWCYLYRAIDADGHTLDIWLRKKRDHQSAYAFIKRLIKQFGKPQMIITDQAPSTKVAMAKIIKVFKLKPNCHCTSKYLNNLIEQDHRHIKVRKTRYQSVNTAKNTLKGIECIYGLYKKNRRSLQIYGFSPCHEISYMLAG, encoded by the coding sequence ATGAACTATTTCAGATATAAACAATTCGATAAAGATGTTATAACTGTAGCCGTTGGCTACTACTTAAGATACGCATTAAGTTATCGTGATATATCTGAAATATTAAGGGAACGTGGTTTTGATGTTCATCATTCAACCATTTATCGATGGGTTCAAGAGTATGCACCTATTTTCTATCAACTTTGGAAGAGAAAACATAAAAAAACGTATTATAAGTGGCGTATTGATGAGACATATATCAAAATTAAAGGACAGTGGTGTTATCTGTATCGCGCGATTGATGCAGATGGACATACATTAGATATTTGGTTACGCAAAAAACGAGATCATCAATCAGCATATGCGTTTATTAAGCGCCTTATTAAACAATTCGGTAAACCTCAAATGATAATTACAGATCAAGCACCTTCAACGAAGGTAGCCATGGCTAAAATAATTAAAGTGTTTAAGCTGAAACCTAACTGTCATTGCACATCTAAATATCTCAATAACCTCATTGAACAAGATCATCGTCACATTAAGGTGAGAAAGACAAGATATCAAAGTGTCAATACGGCAAAAAATACACTCAAAGGCATTGAATGTATTTACGGATTATATAAAAAGAACCGTAGGTCTCTTCAGATCTACGGATTTTCACCATGCCACGAAATTAGTTATATGTTAGCTGGTTAG